A single window of Sphingobacterium sp. ML3W DNA harbors:
- a CDS encoding D-2-hydroxyacid dehydrogenase, giving the protein MRILANDGIDPAGKKLLEDAGFEVDTNHIPQEELAEKLQAYDAITVRSATKVRQSLIDVCPNLKVIGRGGVGMDNIDVDYARSKGIAVLNTPAASSLSVAELVFAHLLNGVRFLYDSNRQMPVSGDSQFGALKKAYAGGSELRGKTLGVVGFGRIGRETAKIGLGMGMDIVYYDLADGPKTLTLTLTQGFEVELPVDQVSMEDLLKTSDFITLHVPFLDKPAIGVQEFALLKNQVGLVNAARGGVIDELALIEALDSGKVAFAGLDVFDNEPTPRSVILKHPKISLTPHIGAATNEAQERIGVELAQLIIESLKK; this is encoded by the coding sequence ATGAGAATATTAGCAAATGATGGTATCGATCCAGCAGGAAAAAAACTTTTGGAGGATGCCGGATTTGAAGTCGATACAAATCATATACCGCAAGAAGAATTAGCGGAAAAATTACAAGCCTACGACGCAATTACAGTGCGTAGTGCAACAAAAGTTAGGCAATCATTAATCGATGTTTGTCCAAATCTAAAGGTGATAGGTCGTGGTGGTGTCGGTATGGATAATATCGATGTTGACTACGCACGTTCTAAAGGTATTGCTGTCTTAAACACACCTGCGGCTTCTTCTTTATCTGTAGCAGAGTTGGTATTTGCGCATCTTTTGAATGGAGTACGTTTCTTATATGATTCTAATCGTCAGATGCCAGTATCAGGTGATAGCCAGTTTGGAGCTTTGAAGAAAGCGTACGCTGGGGGATCGGAGTTGAGAGGTAAAACTTTAGGTGTCGTTGGATTCGGTCGTATTGGGCGTGAAACAGCAAAAATAGGATTGGGAATGGGCATGGATATCGTTTATTACGATTTAGCTGATGGTCCTAAAACATTGACATTAACACTAACTCAGGGATTTGAAGTAGAGTTACCTGTGGATCAGGTATCCATGGAAGATTTGTTGAAAACTTCAGATTTCATTACTTTACATGTGCCGTTTTTGGATAAGCCAGCAATTGGTGTACAAGAGTTCGCTTTATTAAAAAATCAGGTCGGTTTGGTGAATGCTGCTCGTGGTGGTGTAATTGATGAGCTTGCATTAATTGAAGCTTTAGATTCTGGTAAAGTCGCTTTTGCAGGATTGGATGTGTTTGATAATGAGCCTACTCCGAGGTCGGTGATTTTAAAGCACCCGAAAATTTCGTTGACGCCACATATTGGTGCAGCCACAAATGAAGCACAAGAGCGAATTGGTGTCGAATTAGCGCAGTTGATTATCGAGAGTCTTAAGAAGTAG